From Ruminococcus sp. HUN007, a single genomic window includes:
- a CDS encoding VWA domain-containing protein encodes MDNLQMLKRWRLILGEESQKTLEGLGGLPLSEEDLLMDSALSQIYGSSGSGSDGAGKAGGRGRSIPHLTKWLGDLRSLFSPMEIKVIQKDAIEKKGLKQLLLEPEMLNDLVPDVSTASLLIMLKDQIPEKSKDNARQYIAKIVEDINRRLADDLRRSVTSALNRREHSPIPSAAALDYKLTIRRNLKNYDPERKVLLPERFYFYERASKTASRTVILDIDQSGSMGESAIYSSVMGCILASIRAVKTHIVAFDTTVHDLTDLCADPVELLYGIQLGGGTDINNSVAYCEELITEPEKTTMFIVTDLYEGGNRAQLIHRLSDLKSSGVNVVILLAISDSGKPCFDSGLAEKTAELQIPCFACPPEKLPDLLDAALKRRDLRVFEKAAYDRAH; translated from the coding sequence ATGGATAATTTACAAATGCTCAAACGCTGGAGGCTGATACTCGGCGAGGAGTCACAGAAAACTCTTGAAGGACTCGGCGGACTGCCGCTTTCCGAGGAAGATCTGCTCATGGATTCAGCCCTGTCGCAGATATACGGTTCCTCCGGATCCGGCAGCGACGGTGCAGGAAAAGCCGGCGGCAGAGGGCGTTCGATACCTCACCTTACCAAATGGCTTGGCGATCTGCGAAGCCTGTTCTCACCGATGGAAATAAAGGTAATTCAGAAAGATGCCATCGAAAAAAAGGGACTTAAACAGCTTCTTCTTGAACCGGAAATGTTAAACGACCTTGTACCTGATGTTTCGACGGCTTCGCTACTTATAATGCTCAAGGATCAGATACCGGAAAAATCGAAGGACAATGCACGTCAGTACATTGCGAAAATAGTGGAAGACATAAACCGCAGACTTGCCGACGACCTCCGCCGCTCGGTAACATCTGCGCTCAACAGACGCGAGCACTCACCTATCCCGTCGGCGGCAGCCCTCGACTACAAACTGACCATAAGACGTAACCTCAAAAACTACGATCCGGAACGAAAAGTACTGCTTCCGGAACGTTTCTACTTCTACGAGCGTGCCTCGAAAACTGCATCAAGGACGGTCATCCTTGACATTGACCAGAGCGGTTCCATGGGTGAATCGGCTATCTACTCATCGGTAATGGGATGCATACTCGCAAGCATAAGGGCGGTAAAAACGCACATTGTTGCATTTGACACCACCGTTCACGACCTCACGGACCTGTGTGCCGATCCGGTTGAACTCCTCTACGGCATCCAGCTCGGCGGCGGAACAGATATCAACAATTCCGTCGCATACTGTGAAGAACTCATTACCGAACCGGAAAAGACCACAATGTTCATAGTGACCGACCTCTACGAAGGCGGAAACCGCGCCCAGCTCATCCACCGCTTAAGCGACTTGAAAAGCTCCGGCGTAAACGTAGTGATCCTGCTTGCCATCTCCGACAGCGGCAAACCATGCTTCGACTCCGGTCTCGCCGAAAAAACCGCAGAACTGCAGATCCCGTGCTTCGCCTGCCCTCCGGAAAAGCTCCCGGATCTCCTCGATGCGGCACTTAAACGACGCGACTTAAGAGTATTCGAAAAAGCGGCGTATGACCGCGCTCATTAA
- a CDS encoding DUF5682 family protein, whose amino-acid sequence MAEYYGVRHLSPACAFYVREFLDRTKPKAVLIEGPSDLSGLIDGLCDHKVKLPAAVLAYTTEAPVRTVMYPMAEFSPEYQAMVWAKKNGVPVEFCDLPSGSLLAEKEKESEGAPEEEKEHEESVYEKIEKISGLDTDTFWEYRFEHAQNYDEFMVAAEEYGKSIREFSESDEHNELREAYMRRRIAETEEKYGSAAVITGAFHTAGIKNIPFSDKDRKLTDKLKTVESKSTLMPYSYYRLSSRSGYGAGSRAPGYYEMLWRNRLSSTPENTAPEYLSRLAAYQRKNGYTASSAEVIEAMRLAETLAAMRSGRLPSMSDLRDAAVTCIGHGSFGEISLACADIEIGTKIGELPEGTVCTSVQEDFMLKLKELKLEKYRSAAAEELALDLRENLRVKSEKSAFLDLNRSFFMHRLLEAGIHFGELLRNTQETATWSEKWTVSWTPETEIQIVEASLKGDTVEEAARISLNLELAESENLSKTAETLYRALLCGLPDCIKTAAASVQKMAADCASPFEEGKTIGTLSAIVRFGTIRKLEPKPLEAIISQLYLKFCLQIYNACICDENAAAEMITAVTAVHDACLAHEFLEDERFVNVLLSIADSDMVNPLLSGFACALLTERGKIAPEKLSEMVARHLSRGTPPPEAAAWFEGLAKRNRRSLIGRITLWESLCNFISELDDEEFKAVLIALRRTFSDFSPAEKSDIAENIGEVLGISTEQAAEIISAPVTAEEQQTIDELDDFDFGDI is encoded by the coding sequence ATGGCTGAGTACTACGGCGTAAGACATCTGTCGCCGGCGTGTGCGTTTTACGTCAGAGAATTTCTTGACAGAACAAAGCCGAAGGCCGTGCTTATTGAAGGACCGTCAGACCTGAGCGGTCTTATCGACGGTCTGTGCGATCACAAGGTAAAGCTTCCGGCTGCGGTACTTGCCTACACGACCGAGGCACCTGTGCGCACTGTTATGTATCCTATGGCTGAATTCTCGCCGGAATACCAGGCGATGGTCTGGGCAAAAAAGAACGGTGTACCGGTTGAGTTCTGCGACCTTCCGTCAGGAAGTCTGCTTGCCGAAAAGGAAAAGGAAAGCGAAGGCGCGCCGGAAGAAGAAAAGGAACACGAGGAAAGCGTCTATGAGAAAATAGAAAAGATATCAGGCCTTGATACTGATACTTTCTGGGAATACCGTTTCGAACACGCACAGAATTATGATGAATTCATGGTTGCCGCAGAGGAATACGGAAAGTCCATACGCGAATTCTCAGAATCGGACGAGCACAACGAACTTCGTGAAGCATACATGAGACGCAGAATAGCCGAAACTGAAGAAAAATACGGCTCTGCCGCAGTTATAACGGGTGCTTTCCACACGGCCGGAATAAAAAACATACCGTTCTCGGATAAAGACAGAAAACTTACAGACAAACTTAAAACAGTCGAATCAAAATCCACGCTCATGCCGTACTCCTACTACCGTCTGTCATCCCGATCGGGATACGGAGCAGGAAGCAGGGCACCGGGCTACTACGAAATGCTGTGGAGGAACCGCTTAAGTTCCACACCTGAAAACACCGCTCCGGAATATCTTTCACGCCTTGCGGCATATCAGCGTAAAAACGGATATACAGCATCATCGGCTGAAGTAATTGAGGCAATGCGTCTTGCGGAAACACTTGCTGCCATGCGAAGCGGCAGGCTTCCGTCAATGAGCGATCTGCGTGATGCGGCAGTTACCTGTATAGGCCACGGCAGCTTCGGTGAGATCTCACTCGCCTGCGCCGACATTGAAATAGGTACTAAAATAGGCGAACTTCCGGAAGGCACGGTATGTACATCGGTACAGGAAGACTTCATGCTGAAGCTCAAGGAGCTGAAACTTGAAAAATACCGCAGTGCCGCGGCTGAAGAACTCGCTCTTGATCTGCGCGAAAACCTGCGTGTCAAGTCTGAAAAATCGGCTTTTCTCGATCTTAACCGCTCATTTTTCATGCACAGACTGCTGGAAGCCGGAATTCACTTCGGCGAACTTCTGAGGAACACTCAGGAAACAGCCACCTGGTCGGAAAAATGGACTGTAAGCTGGACTCCTGAGACTGAGATCCAGATAGTTGAAGCATCGCTCAAAGGCGATACCGTTGAAGAAGCGGCACGTATATCACTTAACCTTGAACTTGCCGAGTCTGAAAACTTAAGCAAAACTGCGGAAACACTTTACAGAGCACTGCTCTGCGGACTTCCGGACTGCATAAAGACCGCTGCCGCAAGTGTTCAGAAAATGGCTGCCGACTGTGCCTCACCTTTCGAAGAAGGAAAGACCATAGGCACGCTTTCAGCCATCGTGCGTTTCGGTACAATACGAAAACTCGAACCGAAGCCGCTCGAAGCTATAATCAGCCAGCTGTACCTCAAATTCTGCCTGCAGATATATAACGCATGCATATGTGATGAAAATGCCGCGGCAGAAATGATAACCGCAGTAACTGCAGTACACGATGCCTGCCTTGCACACGAATTTCTGGAAGATGAGCGTTTTGTAAATGTTCTTTTAAGCATTGCCGACAGCGACATGGTAAATCCGCTCCTTTCAGGATTTGCCTGTGCCCTGCTTACGGAACGCGGAAAGATCGCTCCGGAAAAACTGAGCGAAATGGTGGCGCGCCATCTTTCGAGAGGAACTCCTCCGCCGGAGGCTGCTGCCTGGTTCGAAGGCCTTGCAAAGCGTAACCGCCGCAGTCTCATAGGAAGAATAACTCTGTGGGAGAGTCTGTGTAATTTCATAAGCGAACTCGACGACGAGGAATTCAAAGCCGTGCTCATTGCTTTGAGGCGTACATTCTCTGATTTCTCACCAGCGGAAAAATCGGACATTGCCGAAAACATCGGCGAGGTTCTCGGCATTTCCACCGAACAGGCGGCCGAGATAATATCCGCTCCGGTAACGGCCGAGGAACAGCAGACGATCGACGAGCTTGACGACTTTGACTTTGGAGATATATGA
- a CDS encoding AAA family ATPase translates to MEKEILRLSAEQLYKKEIDALIKNETNPVPKGWQMSPKSVLTYILGGRSGDVEITPKYMGDKRVVEICIATLVTDRALLLIGEPGTAKSWLSEHLTAAINGNSSQVIQGTAGTTEEQIRYSWNYAMLLAKGPSFESLVKSPIYNAMETGTIARFEEISRCASEVQDALISILSEKRISIPELSEEVAAKKGFSVIATANTRDKGVNEMSSALKRRFNIVILPPPSDMKTEIDIIKTRVAQMSGDMELGAAMPTNSDFEKIVTVFRELRTGRTLDGQIKLKPTSGVLSSAEAISLMVNSMALAGSFGNGKVTDAELAAALQGAVVKDDDKDKAAWEEYLENVMRKKGAEYAALYSECRERNA, encoded by the coding sequence ATGGAAAAGGAAATTCTCAGGCTGTCTGCTGAACAGCTTTACAAAAAGGAAATAGACGCACTCATAAAGAACGAAACAAATCCGGTACCGAAGGGCTGGCAGATGTCACCTAAGTCGGTACTCACATACATCTTAGGCGGAAGATCCGGCGACGTGGAAATAACACCAAAGTACATGGGTGACAAAAGAGTTGTCGAGATATGTATCGCCACACTGGTAACTGACCGTGCCCTTCTCCTCATCGGTGAACCGGGTACTGCCAAGTCATGGCTTTCGGAACATCTGACAGCTGCCATAAACGGAAATTCATCACAGGTCATTCAGGGTACTGCAGGAACCACCGAGGAGCAGATACGCTACTCATGGAACTACGCGATGCTGCTTGCAAAAGGCCCGTCATTTGAATCACTTGTAAAAAGCCCGATCTACAACGCCATGGAAACCGGTACTATCGCACGTTTCGAGGAAATTTCACGATGTGCAAGCGAAGTTCAGGACGCACTTATCTCCATTCTTTCCGAAAAGAGAATATCGATCCCTGAACTGTCGGAAGAAGTGGCTGCGAAAAAGGGATTTTCAGTTATCGCAACCGCAAACACACGCGACAAGGGCGTAAATGAAATGTCATCCGCTTTAAAGAGACGTTTCAACATCGTTATTCTGCCGCCTCCGTCAGATATGAAAACTGAAATTGATATCATAAAGACCAGAGTTGCACAGATGTCCGGTGACATGGAACTCGGCGCTGCCATGCCGACAAACAGCGACTTCGAAAAGATAGTTACAGTATTCCGTGAGCTCCGCACAGGAAGAACACTCGACGGACAGATAAAACTGAAGCCGACAAGCGGCGTACTTTCATCGGCTGAAGCAATCTCACTTATGGTAAACAGCATGGCACTGGCAGGAAGCTTCGGAAACGGAAAGGTAACTGACGCGGAACTGGCAGCCGCACTTCAGGGTGCCGTTGTAAAGGATGACGATAAGGACAAGGCTGCCTGGGAGGAATACCTCGAAAACGTAATGAGGAAGAAAGGTGCGGAATACGCTGCTCTCTATTCCGAATGCAGGGAGCGTAACGCGTAA
- a CDS encoding DUF4230 domain-containing protein: MKNFFRKFSDSLDAYIETKQFRWFRRLIIALGFTVTGCVCFLAGFFLNRSDNMIYQSNINAMTRTIEADPAAAAAEQSAENAAPETTEETAVTTAVTTTQAPKETLSRELLDSYIYEDLKFQPYAYRYSNTAAFHNRTTIEDFGVPLTKKSFTISYEGIITAGFDAENITVENDDDNYIIRITFPEAYIISHEIDEDSFELENVQDNFFNPITDSDLTDTCEGQNYRMEQQAIAGGLYGSLYRMAENSITEYLNRDSIIGAKYRIEFIRPEEPYVII, encoded by the coding sequence ATGAAAAACTTTTTCAGGAAATTTTCTGACTCACTTGACGCGTACATAGAAACAAAGCAGTTCAGATGGTTCAGAAGACTGATCATTGCTCTCGGGTTCACCGTTACCGGATGCGTATGCTTCCTTGCCGGATTTTTTCTGAACCGAAGCGACAACATGATCTACCAGAGCAATATAAACGCAATGACACGAACGATCGAAGCAGATCCTGCTGCAGCTGCAGCAGAACAGTCCGCTGAAAACGCAGCACCTGAGACCACGGAGGAAACAGCCGTAACAACCGCGGTGACTACCACACAGGCGCCTAAGGAAACACTCAGCCGTGAGCTTCTTGATTCATACATCTATGAAGATCTTAAGTTTCAGCCGTACGCTTACCGTTACAGCAACACCGCAGCTTTTCACAACAGAACCACTATAGAGGACTTCGGTGTTCCGCTTACTAAAAAGTCATTTACGATTTCCTACGAAGGGATCATAACAGCCGGATTCGACGCTGAAAACATTACTGTTGAAAACGATGATGACAATTACATCATACGTATCACTTTCCCGGAAGCATATATCATCTCACACGAAATTGACGAAGATTCCTTCGAACTTGAAAACGTTCAGGACAACTTTTTCAACCCTATAACAGACTCTGACCTTACAGACACATGTGAAGGCCAGAATTACCGGATGGAACAGCAGGCTATAGCAGGCGGTCTGTACGGAAGTCTTTACAGAATGGCTGAGAACAGCATCACTGAATATCTTAACCGTGACAGCATCATCGGTGCAAAATACCGCATCGAATTCATAAGACCGGAAGAGCCGTATGTCATAATATGA
- a CDS encoding substrate-binding domain-containing protein, whose translation MQKKRLTFGVVAAQASDIEQRRIMEGIIEQAKGLNIDTVVISNIYNPDKSLFTIDCRKENNIYELLNTSGFDGFILIAEAIINSDLQKKIAGTLEKRPEIPVVVVGAPGEDLMRDHFEVINTDDIADTEEITDHMIDCHGCRDIDILTGRPDMEVSSLRVEGYKRSLEKHGIPFDSSKVIYGDFWMTSGKALANQYINGERRKPEAVVCANDYMAYGLLDEFSEHDIIVPDEIRVAGYEYILKRIYHYPVLSTYRRNRFALGAEAVNILYSKINHTANTSRISFRGNFITGDTCGCGICRQEYRNELNEEKDKKKYRFFNLFSDFAERLTVCTSMSDYVTTLSNFTYMVRDLDAMYLCLLEDWYNSEPDESAPGAVMNCYTIKNDFTNEYKTSFVTENDISAILSYCSEPCAYYFNPLFFRDRYFGYIVTVYRNPNTYDSIFRYWLRTVSNALEMLRLKNDLNYLTQCRGLSPQHDTSTGMLNRSGFESAVKRAASSAAQDNSICFIMLKTELFSENIQFENHESRLVTLSEISNIMKSLTLNRNELCGRISENTYAFAAFGNLPDNYAEKLTDKLSCMLLHATTYISEYGTNSFVCISDTFSSAGFDYDTVVNRMNDRIKAEAAERTAQQRLPHFSEFQNLRDSIYLEPSEAHYSDELCQKLCLSTGYFRNIYKKYFGISYHQDCIKSKITLAKYLLCTSSMSITAIASKCGYEDEKYFMRLFQQNTAYTPNRYRMMFQ comes from the coding sequence ATGCAGAAAAAGCGACTTACTTTCGGAGTTGTAGCTGCACAGGCATCAGACATAGAGCAGCGTCGCATTATGGAAGGGATTATTGAACAGGCTAAGGGACTGAACATTGATACAGTTGTTATTTCGAACATATACAACCCTGATAAATCACTATTTACTATCGACTGCCGGAAGGAAAACAATATCTATGAGCTTCTGAACACATCAGGCTTTGACGGATTCATACTCATAGCAGAAGCCATAATCAACTCCGACCTGCAGAAGAAAATAGCAGGTACACTGGAAAAGCGCCCGGAAATACCGGTCGTTGTTGTCGGGGCACCGGGTGAAGACCTTATGCGCGATCATTTCGAAGTCATCAACACTGACGATATTGCTGACACTGAAGAGATCACCGACCACATGATCGACTGCCACGGATGCAGAGATATTGACATTCTTACCGGACGGCCTGATATGGAAGTATCATCCCTGCGTGTCGAAGGATACAAACGTTCGCTCGAAAAGCACGGAATACCGTTTGACAGCAGCAAAGTGATCTACGGCGATTTCTGGATGACTTCCGGAAAGGCACTTGCGAACCAGTACATAAACGGTGAACGCAGGAAACCTGAAGCAGTTGTCTGTGCCAATGACTACATGGCCTACGGTCTGCTCGATGAATTCTCTGAACATGACATAATTGTTCCTGACGAGATCCGCGTAGCCGGCTACGAATATATTCTGAAAAGGATATACCACTACCCTGTTCTGTCAACATACCGCAGAAACAGATTTGCCCTCGGAGCAGAAGCGGTAAACATCCTTTATTCAAAGATAAACCACACAGCAAACACCTCCAGGATCTCTTTCAGGGGAAATTTCATAACAGGAGACACATGCGGTTGCGGCATCTGCCGCCAGGAATACAGAAACGAACTGAACGAAGAAAAGGATAAGAAAAAATACCGTTTTTTCAACCTTTTCAGCGATTTTGCAGAAAGGCTGACCGTATGTACTTCAATGAGTGACTATGTGACTACTCTCTCAAATTTTACATACATGGTCAGGGATCTTGATGCGATGTACCTCTGTCTCCTTGAGGACTGGTATAACAGTGAACCCGATGAGAGCGCGCCCGGAGCCGTTATGAACTGCTATACTATTAAAAATGATTTTACCAACGAATATAAAACCTCATTTGTTACGGAAAATGATATTTCCGCAATACTCTCCTACTGCAGCGAGCCTTGTGCATACTATTTCAACCCGCTGTTTTTCAGGGACAGATACTTCGGATATATCGTAACAGTTTACCGGAATCCGAACACATATGACTCGATTTTCCGCTACTGGCTCAGAACCGTTTCAAATGCACTTGAAATGCTGAGGCTTAAGAATGACCTGAACTATCTCACACAGTGCCGCGGACTTTCACCGCAGCATGACACGAGCACGGGAATGCTCAACCGTTCCGGATTTGAAAGTGCAGTAAAACGCGCCGCTTCCTCAGCAGCACAGGACAACAGCATCTGCTTTATTATGCTTAAAACAGAGCTCTTTTCCGAGAACATCCAGTTTGAAAATCACGAATCGAGACTGGTGACTCTGAGTGAGATCTCAAACATTATGAAATCACTCACACTGAACCGCAACGAACTCTGCGGACGCATATCGGAAAACACTTACGCCTTCGCTGCTTTCGGCAATCTGCCGGATAATTACGCGGAAAAACTGACTGACAAACTCAGCTGCATGCTTCTTCATGCAACAACTTATATTTCAGAATACGGAACAAACTCTTTTGTATGTATTTCAGACACTTTCAGTTCAGCCGGATTCGATTACGATACAGTCGTGAACAGGATGAACGACAGGATAAAAGCCGAAGCGGCCGAAAGGACCGCCCAGCAGAGACTTCCTCATTTTTCAGAATTTCAGAATCTGCGTGACAGTATCTACCTCGAGCCTTCCGAAGCTCATTATTCCGATGAACTTTGCCAGAAGCTTTGTCTCAGCACAGGCTACTTCCGCAACATATACAAGAAATATTTCGGAATAAGCTATCACCAGGACTGCATAAAGAGCAAAATAACTCTTGCCAAATATCTTTTATGCACTTCCTCGATGAGTATAACTGCGATCGCATCAAAGTGCGGTTACGAGGACGAAAAATACTTCATGAGGCTGTTTCAGCAGAATACCGCATACACACCGAACAGATACAGAATGATGTTCCAGTAA
- a CDS encoding carbohydrate binding domain-containing protein — MLKSGVAGLTAATMVAGMAAMLPGSDNAEIASVKAASTATVDLSKTYQYIRGFGGMNHPEWQSYNGGGDMKDNEIQTAFGNGANQLGLTILRIFVSDDKNAWKNAVPTAQKAQKLGATVFATPWNPPASMRHGGGKQPTSGLYVLNDGAEGSYAQHLNSFVKYVESQGINLYSVSVQNEPDYSQEWTYWSPDRTTNFIANYGAAVKSGTKAKLMSPESFQYGYEGSGHGKMYYKKIIQNSKAMANCDLFGTHFYGTQRSGMDYPTVENSGKEIWMTEVYVPNSKANSANNWPEAVQVAENIHNGLVVGNMSAYVWWYIRRSYSLLTEDGKPSKRGYMMAQYSKWVRPGYRRTEVTEQPQNNILVSAYKGDSNKVVIVAVNKGSTEVNQAFSISGQTLKSVDRYRTTGSENLAATLGMNCSGGGFNAQLPGNSVSTFVCTINGDHGTKSNGSTTPYVAEPLKPDSNGYYYHDTFENGLGDWEARGSVKTESSGRAPYAGTEAVVVSERTASWNGIQRNLDASTFKAGGKFAFSACVNFLDADVDTEEFSLTLQYKDKEGTAKYANIDTKTCTKENYVQLYNPEYTIPSDAASDIQLVVESVNGTMNFYVDEAIVAKAGTAINGPAEKPVVTTAATTEATTAATTEATTTVTTVTTPAATTAVTTTVTEPAPQNTKGDADNNGSVNTTDIVALIQHLVGKSDLSSDGFKNADMNSDNKLSVIDLIMLKNALS; from the coding sequence ATGTTGAAGTCAGGCGTTGCAGGCCTGACAGCAGCGACTATGGTCGCTGGAATGGCTGCTATGTTACCGGGCAGTGATAATGCTGAAATAGCTTCAGTAAAGGCAGCTTCAACTGCAACAGTAGATCTTTCAAAGACATATCAGTACATCCGCGGATTCGGCGGTATGAACCATCCTGAATGGCAGAGCTACAACGGCGGCGGCGACATGAAGGATAATGAGATCCAGACAGCTTTCGGAAACGGAGCTAACCAGCTCGGACTTACAATTCTCCGTATTTTCGTAAGTGATGACAAGAATGCATGGAAGAACGCAGTTCCTACAGCTCAGAAGGCTCAGAAGCTCGGTGCTACAGTATTTGCAACACCGTGGAACCCTCCGGCAAGCATGCGTCACGGCGGCGGCAAGCAGCCTACAAGTGGTCTGTACGTTCTCAATGACGGTGCTGAAGGTTCATACGCACAGCATCTTAACAGCTTTGTAAAGTACGTTGAAAGCCAGGGCATCAACCTTTACTCGGTTTCAGTTCAGAACGAACCTGACTACTCACAGGAATGGACATACTGGTCACCTGACCGTACAACAAACTTCATTGCCAACTACGGTGCAGCAGTAAAGTCAGGCACAAAGGCAAAGCTCATGTCTCCTGAAAGCTTCCAGTACGGCTACGAAGGATCAGGACACGGTAAAATGTACTACAAGAAGATCATTCAGAACTCAAAGGCTATGGCAAACTGCGATCTTTTCGGTACACACTTCTACGGAACACAGCGCAGCGGTATGGATTATCCTACAGTTGAAAACAGCGGCAAGGAAATCTGGATGACTGAGGTTTACGTTCCAAACTCAAAAGCAAACTCAGCAAACAACTGGCCTGAAGCAGTTCAGGTAGCAGAAAATATTCATAACGGTCTCGTTGTAGGTAACATGAGTGCTTATGTATGGTGGTACATCCGCCGAAGCTACAGCCTTCTTACTGAAGACGGCAAGCCTTCAAAGCGTGGCTACATGATGGCTCAGTACTCAAAGTGGGTAAGACCTGGCTACAGAAGAACTGAAGTAACAGAACAGCCTCAGAACAACATCCTCGTTTCAGCATATAAGGGCGACAGCAACAAGGTTGTTATCGTAGCTGTAAACAAGGGTTCAACAGAAGTAAATCAGGCATTCTCAATCAGCGGTCAGACACTCAAGAGCGTTGACAGATACAGAACTACAGGTTCAGAAAACCTCGCAGCTACACTCGGAATGAACTGCAGCGGCGGCGGATTCAATGCACAGCTCCCTGGAAACTCAGTTTCTACATTCGTATGTACAATAAACGGCGATCACGGCACAAAGAGCAACGGCAGTACAACTCCATATGTAGCAGAACCTCTCAAGCCTGATTCAAACGGTTACTACTACCACGACACATTTGAAAACGGTCTCGGTGACTGGGAAGCAAGAGGTTCAGTAAAGACTGAATCAAGCGGCAGAGCGCCTTATGCAGGTACAGAAGCAGTAGTTGTTTCAGAACGTACAGCATCATGGAACGGTATCCAGAGAAATCTTGACGCATCAACATTCAAGGCAGGCGGAAAGTTTGCTTTCAGTGCATGTGTAAACTTCCTCGATGCAGACGTTGACACTGAAGAATTCTCACTCACACTCCAGTACAAGGACAAGGAAGGTACTGCAAAGTACGCTAACATTGATACAAAGACATGTACAAAGGAAAACTATGTACAGCTTTACAATCCGGAATACACAATTCCGTCTGATGCAGCATCAGATATTCAGCTTGTAGTTGAATCAGTTAACGGAACAATGAACTTCTACGTTGATGAAGCTATTGTTGCAAAAGCAGGCACAGCTATCAACGGACCTGCAGAAAAGCCGGTAGTTACAACAGCAGCTACTACTGAAGCAACAACAGCTGCCACAACAGAAGCAACTACAACTGTAACAACAGTTACAACACCTGCAGCAACAACAGCAGTTACAACTACAGTTACAGAACCTGCACCGCAGAACACAAAGGGCGATGCTGATAACAACGGTTCAGTAAATACAACTGATATCGTTGCACTCATCCAGCACCTTGTAGGCAAGTCAGATCTCAGCAGTGATGGATTTAAGAACGCTGATATGAACAGCGACAACAAGCTTTCAGTTATCGATCTTATTATGCTCAAGAATGCTCTTTCATGA